The region GCAGAGACGGTAAAAAAGATGGTCGGGTAATGGTTGACGAACCACGCGCACAAATTCGGTGACACAGAAATCATAGTCGTTGATTTCGGTCAGCATCTCGCGCATTAAGTGGTCTAAAACGCCCTCCATAGGGCCCAAAATGACTCGCATAGTAGTGATTGCCTTAATTTTCGGAGGCGAGATTGTAGAGTGCTCTTGAACAAATGTCACGAGTTGAGCAAAGCCTAACCAAGTGGAACGCAGATCGAAAGATTAACCTGCGATCCAAGGAGCATCTTGAAGCCATTTCGGTATAATGCGCCAATTGATTTAGATTAGAGACCCCTATGACATACGTACTGATTGATTTGCAAGAGTGTGACTCTCCTGTTTCACCGCTGTTTGTGGAAGGCCTAGTGCTGGCGGCTAACTTCACCACTCAACCACTTGATCCGAATCGTTGGTTAAACGAACTGTTTGAGCAAGTGGAAGGTGAATGGGTCAATCGTGTTCAAGCTCATCTGCAATGGCAATATCAGGCACTGAAAGCCAACCAATATCCGTTATTGGAGCTGATTTCTGCGCACGCTGATTCAGTTGAACAAGGTTTACAAGAGGTTGCATCAGGCTTTATGGCGTTGTGGCCAACCATCGAAGAACATTGGGCACAAGTTCATTGTACTGATGGTGCGTTACGTATGTTACAAGCGCTACTGACCACGTTTATGTTGGCGCTGGATGAGCAAGAGACGCAAAACAGCATGCGTGAAGCGGGCATCGAAAATCCACCTCAGCTG is a window of Vibrio porteresiae DSM 19223 DNA encoding:
- a CDS encoding YecA family protein — its product is MTYVLIDLQECDSPVSPLFVEGLVLAANFTTQPLDPNRWLNELFEQVEGEWVNRVQAHLQWQYQALKANQYPLLELISAHADSVEQGLQEVASGFMALWPTIEEHWAQVHCTDGALRMLQALLTTFMLALDEQETQNSMREAGIENPPQLSDFIDQLDLMVQEVAMAADEALLGAKAQSVNPFKEVGRNDPCPCGSGKKFKQCCAR